Part of the Zea mays cultivar B73 chromosome 4, Zm-B73-REFERENCE-NAM-5.0, whole genome shotgun sequence genome is shown below.
caacaatatcaaggtcaacgggttttactccattcaaactattgtttggtgacgaagcaataactccggaggaagccaaaaccggatcaataagagtagtagcttcggcagagtcagattctgaagctgtttattctgtggaaaaagatgctatataagggatcaggcttcaagctgtggacaacatcaataagtatcaagccgaaacaatcaaatggcgtgatagaaaggttcggctaaagaatattaagccaggacatttggtgcttcggcgagtggctaacccagatacagtgggcaagttgcagttgaaatgggagggaccttttttggtagcatcttcgtcaagactcggttcatacagattgaaggatatggacggcaacgacattcctagatcttggaatgcggatgagcttcggcgatattatgtgtaacttgatgtaatttttatgttttttctttttcatggcacccttttcctttctagagggggagaaaggtttttaatggggccatcatatgtaatttccttttttagttctataagagcaaaatcccccaaggaatgtaaatgtaaaagctgagaacgcaccatcgagtgccgaaaagtaaaaagcgaagaagctccaaagtcgttcctaagggaatgcagagcttacagcgaaaagtcaacgctgattccgccgaaagtaaaaggcgaagaagctccaaagtcgttcctaagggaatgcagagcttacagcgaaaagtcaacgctgattccgccgaaagtaaaaggcgaagaagctccaaagtcgttcctaagggaatacagagcttacagcgaaaagttagcactgatatgtgattgtttctaaggaaataatggctgtgattatggcttcggatatgtgtttggacattcatttgcacatcacattacatcatagcatttgcattcataaacattcatccaggcatatgtaggataaccatcatcatagcataactgTCTTCTTTACTtcttcgtgtacgaaaagaagagcttcggaagaaagagaaatgttgttttctatgcttcgctgtgtacgaaaagaagggaaggtgttttttcgccttcggctcaaaaagataatttcgtccacatcaaagcacctctcatacattaatggaaggataagagcatattacaaggtatgaacagaattaattaaagacaagtttagtcacatttacaaaagttatctcaaaagtttcttgagtctgtctacagtctactcctatttaatcttcaagggacctcagcttcggcgtcattctctttaagcatcggcttcagcttcgtcatcctacatgaattaagttgttgtaagtcaaaatcgagcttgaatgaagaggtaggcacaaggtatgatttcttactggttcaagatgactccgagcttcgtctccagccttttctcgcccgccttttgtccatatcatctttacaaatctattggaaatgcttcgggcgagatcaggaatgtcatctagaattgatggtgataaagtgaaattgggcctattgacaatctttccatgatcgcagccagcttttaggaaagctgcagcagtgccccgagaagctacccaggcgcagaagtcaccatgcccggctataacttcgtcaagctcatcaatttcaccctcaatatgttcgaaggtctttggtaaatcttcagctgacggggtgaatttctcactgctagctccgactgagtggaaaatttttcttagtcgttgaatacatttgttgctaaattccaagcatttgtcttgaaggcccgccaatagttttttcaaatctgaattttgttggactttggCTTCAAGTTTTGCGTTAAGTTCTTGCTTCTCTTGTTCAAATTGTTCAGATTGGcatagaagcttcgtgttcagttctgttattttagcttcggcttccgccaataagctTTCAGTCgcttgaagctcgaagttcttcttttcaatagtagctgattgctcttttattttaccttctaaattttcaattataacttcgtgtttcttgtcttccagatcttgctgcattttcaaagctttgctcaacagcatactctgcacgaaaacaaccttcgttagacatgtcttcattatccAATACAATAAAAGTCagaggaaaagtagttcaccttgaaattggaataaaataaactaccaacgatatgttgttgtcggtagcggctaatgtccgtttctagcttcggaaaaccgatactctttgacagagtaccgataaccttagctccagtttgattccggatacagtctaatttttcatcatcaatacctccgaagaggagtgctcctggtttatatccgcaagatttggcatactctttaagctcttctatttcggattctgacaatttttctccaactaaattttgaaacatgaaggcctcgtcctctgaagcttcgtcagcttcgttagcaatttccttttctttcctaggcactgcggccatggcctctttggcggcagtagtagcttcttctgtggccatgtctagcagcattttgtcgatgtgttcgattgtgctttccaagttcaaatcttcaattgaggtagcttcggcagccgcgacctccgaatgtgtgacttcaatatttgttatttcttcatccgctggtatcttctgagctgaagctctcggtggtgtcttgtcaatgacttttgtcactgcgatgattctttgtttgttttagtcgttttcttcgttttttccggctccttttctttctgaaaaaactttgtcagttgaggccccaatggacttagcttcgcaggcagggattcagtcattaccttcaaaatttcttccacgtcagtggcagagtgtgatgcgggagtctcctcttcgtcggatactttttgcttcggagatgttactttcctcttcttcggaattttcttctcttttgatggttctttctcatcttcatttaaagcttcggctatccttttccttttccggcctccgacacctttattcaaattttcgtagtcagggtattcaaaactcaaggcgtccagcactcgattcaatcttcgcttcggacgggtgccgaaggccgcagtcatcaactgatcttcttttttggagtaattgccgagtatttcattgcacattacttcaattgtatccagccactcttggcaaggtgttttaaagtatttcttaaacttgaaatagtaaggtaatcgcacaagttctccttcttttttctccccctctagcttcggcatttcccattctttcaaactaggaaaaaccctgaaagccaaaaactcctgaaccaggtctcttgtactgatatgctctgaaataattctgaattcatccaacgcttgttgggttggaccttctggtgtcatgttgcaacgaggtcgggtttctccgaagattagttcaagtggactttgcacaagcttctccttgtcatcatcaaccttgacatagaaccactccgacttccagcctgctgcccatttgcttcggtagctgattacaggaaactttgtggttttccgataagcaaaattatagcaaccaaaattgtcatgcaatccatcttttctagccttcgtctgatagtgcagctcgtgaactcggcaaaagctgtccgcaaacggttccaccgcttggcttcggagggcccagatataaacactaagcctaacgatagcgttaggagtcaactgatgaaagtagataccaaacctcttcagtacctctgcaataatcccatgaagggggaatcttaatccagcctttagaaagctcttgaaaatgactatttcatccttctctggcttcggggtagtttcttccccaccgaagcgtagtagcttcttctgactttcactgaaaaaacccgactttaccatcttggagagatcagccttcgaaacagtagactttccgaagtccaagtggctaggCTTACTTGGCATatagcaatacgataatcatcttcaggatcagtttcctcaatgttttcttcttctacttcggcagttgcttgttctgcatcggcACTGGAgattttttccgaagttaccagcccggatcgttgcattgcttcggagatgggaatagtctccgaaccttcagcttcgcctccctcacgctcaaccctagcggtagaacgcactctggccatttaattctgaatttgtgggaattaaatactttttcttccgaagttttttttcttctgacgaagcaggcttcaagctggagcttcgttcgattccgagagtcaagcttcggctatggttaaaaattttggcagcaaaacagtgcaaatagcaatgaatgctgtggtaacttcacacctactcgtctgtttatatagtactgcaggtaagaaggcgaagcgccaggatttttacaccaggcggacagccgcttgcactcgctgcgcggtggaccgcagagaccaaacagtaactctgcaaggtgggaccgctatgcgctgggaaactgaatcgttcctcgataacgagctcagggaaggtgttttttggaccttcggcttcctgaagcttaggagactttttcacggatcaagctcgttacgaaaaacgatctagcgccgcgaaaggggctactgttgggactatgcttcgtcgccgaaggtcttgtaggaagaagcggttttcggctgaagctgttcgtatgagatgaccgaaggttcctcttcatgaagcttcggaatttacaaaccgacataaaagtagaatgaccttttagtccatatatgtttgagtcaccgttgtaatcccttatgaggggcataattgtaattcctcacaggctacgccctgtgcctataaataggtgaacagtacctctgtactgttcacgcaatcttgtaatcattggcacattacgcttggattattgctttctgctaagacgaaggtacaaatatacctaaatattatgttttaatatttaggttcatataataaaatatatataaaaatattGTTATTCATTTTCGGTATATCTTTCAATAATGTTTTGTGTTCTGtattttacttcatattgtttttcaagtctaaCCACGAAGGTATGATCTTCGTGATATTTCGTTTATAGCCTTCGTCcggagctcattaaatccttggggaaataatgcttccgcggacgaagggcattaatatttaacatttcatgttgccttgttcttaatttatagcatttgagaacaagtccccaacagtgttcCTGCTTCCTTTCATCATCAGCCACTTCATCTGGTGCATATCTTGATAGCTGAATAAACTTATCGTGATACTCGTTGACTGACATGCTACCCTGCTTCAGTGATAAGAATTatttcttcttgatcttcatcaatctAGCAGGAATGTGATAGTTTCTGAACTAAGTAGCAAATTCTGCccatgtgatagtatcagcagcatcattGGCAGCGgtgtaagaatcccaccaatTAGCAGCATGACCAgtaagacgaccagaagcatagagcACCTTCTCTCGGTCAGAGCACTGAGCAATATTTAACATCTTCTCCactgacttcagccaatcatcagcgcgcagaggatctggagagctggcgaacatcggtggcttgtggctcatgaactcccgaTGCTTGtaccggggtggaactggtggcggtggtggaggaaatgGTGCTTGTTGTTGTCGTATCAGCCTTTCTTGCCTCATTTCCTCCCTCATCTCCTGCCTTGCTTGGCGCATCTCTTGACGTTCCTGCCGCATCTGGGCTTGCTTATCCATCATAGTATTCACCATCTATTGCAGCATCTACATCTGAGCTACAACCACTGGATCTGTCCCAGCCGATGGAGGGTTCAGAGGATTCATCTCGGCTTGCTGTTGTCTAAACACCCTCCGGTTGTGTGGGTtggcaggtagatcaattccgcctcccttcctggtattgaccatctgagttagaaacacatggtaagaaagaattgtagacaagacgAGTAACTACGAGACATGATCttttgggggttttattagctaagtggattagtgtgtcacctactaaggctaattcattaccttatggtggtacatgctagaatgcccttCTATaaaatttcaatcaatcaaagaagcgaatcaaacatttatcatcagaacaatcaaccatcaTTTTAAATAGAAAAactaattttaattttgtcttaggtctcctatctctttaaaaGGGGTCatgaatgtaggattccaaggtgtgaaatcctccttgtcttagaatagaaaagataagagtagtcagagtagaacagtagaaggtgagacaggatcaagataagtatagaaagaattagagtaaggtaagtagttaAGGGTTTTTGTCCAAGTCTATCTCGGATTCATCTTACATTCAACatttcctttgataccacttatgtcacacccggatttaagggataaagccaggtgcgtctcatatgtgcgccaaagaagaacatcacatataatgacaaagtgtctagagataaatgtcacagatatcataaatgtcattattacatagcggaagtcttacaaaaataaatgataataataaagcgaactaagtattattccttggcgccacaaagctgactgtgagacgccacctagatgagCTTGTACTCTTCATTGTAAGGCTCCTCCtggaccacatgttcttctcctgtgggggttatatatcgcaagggtgagctcacaaaagatcatagttcaacaagttgtggggaataatgtgcatgaactcaccaaaggtgggagttcatgtgaagtgtaaggctgatcaacaaataaggggtaaagctgagcattgcttttaatatgttggtcaagttttattagcagttactaaatgtaagtagataccaaaccagcgTAATAGTATATTAAAATTATCAATAAataccatgcaatgcaaatgacaaattgaattgagttccataaattaatcatgccagagtcttgagctgctcatgaccgcgagcatggtcagtataccagttttacactctgcagaggttgtacccagtacccacaagtcgtgtatcccatgtcgctaggGTTAGTTAGACCCTTagaaatctctccctagctttcctaattacttggccaaggacgtcccattacacccttgtggtagcactgttttcccggatggttctccatgttccaattaacaatatgatcttatcataaacaataattaaacaacaacataattggaacatggtcaTAATAAAGTATTAGTGAtctagggcacaacttgcctgtgactcaagattccaagtaccaacttgttcttcaagtgactcgtgacctcgctgctagtcatagcaatacaaacaaacatggcataggcaaatattaacatcacaccaaacatgagaacaaacaacgtAAAAATATTCTACGCGATGTTATGGGAGCGCAGGCTCGAGAACTACTAAAATCGGAGTCAGGATTGAAAGGATATGGTTTTTGGAAGACTCGTGTGATTAAGCAATAGAACTATTATTATAAACCACGTGGGAATAATATTCTAAATAAGTGACTAGTTTAcccttaatctaagttataacttaATTAGAAATCACATTCTAGTCAACTTGTAATTATAGATATATTAATTTTGATTTAAAAAGGTTAACCTACTAGCATTGGTTCAACAAGTACCTATTTTTGAAAATATGTTACTTGGTAAAATAACGCTGCTATAGCATAGGCAATGATATTGTGAAGTTAACGCAATTTGAACgggtcaaatcggagttaaaacgtgcAACTTATAAATTTTCTAAGGCTCCTAGATTTATTTTTTACTAGAAATTCAATTTCAGAATTAATTCTACTAATATATTAAGAACTAGGGACCGCGGCCCCCAATACCCGAGAACACAAGGTCTAAACCGAGAAAAACATGACCTGTTAGTAGTAATTTTATACTTTTGGTGGACGTCGGGTTCATTACTGCGAACCCgaggggctcttttgcaaaaGACCACGACCGAAGAGGTATCACGTTACTACAATCGTCCGATCGAAATCTGATGGTCCAGATTAGACCCAGCCCACCACGAACCGATATGCGCTCACTGACCGTTGATGGGCAGATCGACGGACGAGATTTAATTACCTGAGATCCGATCGTGCCCCTCGGATCCAGATCTAACGCCCCAGGTGTAATGCACTGAAGCGGTATACCTAATCTAATCCATGCCATTGGCGTAAGATCCAACGGTTGATCTACGACTAAGATTGATAACGCGAATAAGTACGCTACTTTTAACCCGAGCCGACCATCAAGGGATGAACGGCTCCCTGCTTTCTTCACCCAGGGCCAAGCACGACGGAGCCGCCCAGAATTCCGGTGAGCTCACGCGGCCGCAAGGTGATTCTCCGCCCAAGTATGCAGTATCCCACCCAGACCGGCGTTACACGATGCAGGGAGGAAGGCGAGTCGATCTGGAGGATTCTCACATGCGTTTACACTGAGTAGACCCCTGGCCACGACGGAGATGCGGCCCGACGGTGGAGGATCGAGTCCGGCGAGCAATTCTGGGCTGACCAGAACGTAGTCTGCCCAAGCAAAGTCACGGTCGTGACCCGTGAGACTTGGTGAAGCCCCAGACCCAAAATCGAGGCCCTGACAATGGTGAGACTGTGGATCTACGTCGGCGGCGCTCTCTCCCTCCCACGATGGTGTGAGGCAGGATTTACAAGGGTGGAGCTGTGGGTCCGAGGTCGGTAGGATCGGGCGGCGAACGCGTGACCCCAACAACCCAGATATGGATCCGAATCACCTCGGATCGGCACTCGGAGTTCACAGCTGAGCGAAAAATGTGCGCGGTTCTTGCTGAAGGAGAAGCCGACAACTCGGCCCCACCAGTCGGTGAGCCATCCAGGCATCAGAGAGGAGGCGACGTGCGACCCAGCATGTCAGCTTCACAAGAGTGCGTGCGCTCAAGAGCCGCTGACCAGATGGGCCCGCAGAGCAGTGACCGAGTCTGCGGCTTCGATGCACGGTGAATGAGGCTGGCACCGCTGGCCCACTTGTCGGCGCAATACAACCAGGTAAGGGTGGAGCAAAGGGGAGCATCTGGGCCGACTGGCCGAATTCGGCCCAGCCATAGTAAGTTTCTTTCTTTTCATTCTTTTTATAATTTCTGTTTTGTTTTTCCCACCTAAATTCaaaattttaaattcaaatttgtttATGGGTTTACAGAGGGATTAAGTGCACAAATAAAGTACTATCACGAAGAATTagaattatttatatatatttttcTTTGTAATGTATATTCTTtttcatttctatttcatttccTTCTCTTGTTTTTTTTCTTTCCATTTTCAAATGCTATTTTTCAAACATAGACTTGTCTCATAAATTTGAATACAAATACAAAAATAGCCATTAGCCCCTTCCACACAGCACCCTCTTTTCCCTAGCCACGAACCTACCACACACCTTTGAACGCTTACTTTCCCCGATCGATCTGTAGAATTTCGCGTGAACGGGGTTGCGTTTGCGTATTATTGTATATTCGTGCAGGAGGCTCGTCCTGGAGCAGCAACTTTGTTTCCTTTTCCGCTTTTTCCCTCGGATAAAATGGCAGCGTATTTATAGAGCAGGGCTTCTTTCCTCGCTCAAACAAAAAAAACGTAGATCAATCGATCTACGACGAAACACAGACATTAAAAAAAGAGAGTACTAAAAATTCCATTAACAAAATCCTCCGTCAGCAAGAGGATGAACCTCCGAAGTTAACAGCCTGCCTACTACCGACCGAACGCTAACGGCGAACGAACAAACGAAACGAAGAGAGGCAACGAACAAACGAGCTCTCCGGCGGTGAGCGTCAGGGTCAGTAGGAGCAGGTGACCCGGTGCGTGGAGCGGTCGCGGAGCATGCCGCGGTAGAGCGCCTCCCGGTTGGCAGGCATCATGGGGTCTTCCGACCGCGCCGCGTCCCCACACGTGGCCGCCGACGACGACGGCGCGGGCGGGGAGAACCTGACCGGGCGCGTCGCGCCCTCATTGTCGACGACGTCGGCCGCGAACCGCACCCGCCTCTCGCCCTTGCGTCTCCTCGCCTTCGCCTTCCCCCCGCCGCGCGTCCGCCTCTCTGCGCAGCAGCGAGCAAGGAAGGAGCAGAGCAGTGAGAATCCCCTCCGCCGCGAGCAAAACAAGAACAAGAACAAGAGGAGCGACGGGTCTGGTACGTACCCGAAGACGAGAGGCAGGGGCGCAGGGCgtgctccggctccggctccggctcggCGCCGTGGGCGAGGTGCGCGCGGCAGAGCGAGAAGATGACGAGGGAGCCGGATAACGCGACGGCCGTGGCGGCGGCGAGCGCCAGGGAGCCTCCcatagacgacgacgacgacatggATGGTGTTTCCGTCCGCGGTCAAGCCTTCGCGGTAGGTGGGTGGGGTGGGTCTCGCCTCCTCTGCGCTCTCTTTCTTTAGGTGGGCGGGGCGGGCGGCGTGCTCTCGGCGGCTTCCGCTTTCCTTCTCCTTGACGGCAGGCTGAGTCGCTGCGCTGGTTTCCGCTTGCTTTCTCAGCGCGGGGAGCCTCTCTCGGGATATATAAAGGCGCGCGCTGCCGTGCGGGCGAGAGGGCCGCTTGCGGTCTAAACTCAAACCGTCCAACGTTAATCTCATCTCCTTTTCCGAGCTGACGCCGACGGTTCATCCAGTCATTCTCTGGGCTgggcctatagatggccaaaaagcaTGAGGCACgtaagcccggcacgaagcccgctttttgggcccggtcTGAGCCCGCCGCGGGCttgacaggaaactaggcacggcgggctagcccggcacggcccgtttacctctaagcccgttttttttacactaaaatgtGCTTACCGACCCgtttagcccgcttttcggcccgttttttcgtgctaaacgggccggcccggcccgtttaggcccgctgcgggccgggcttggacagaaaattaagcccgctggctcagcaggcccggcccggtttttggccgggcttcaccgggcccgggccgggccgggcggcccgtttggccatctctggcTGGGCCTCGGCCTTTCAAACAGAGCCCGCCGCGAGCTGGAGCTGGACAAATCGCCAACGGGTGGCCCCGCTGGCGACCAAGCTGCCTACACGCGTCTGATTTGATAGATGTCTAATCTTCGTGGGTACATCGCCGTACTGTCCGGTATGGCCATCGTCAGCAGAAATATCCAATAGCTAGTAAgtgattggggctataaatacccccaaccatctCATTCAAAGTCATTCAAGTGTTCTGAATTCAACatacaatacaagagcaaaagacttcactcctagacacattcaatagatcaaaatTCTCTCCAAGTCCTAAAATCAACtccaccacttagtgacttgagagagagtttttgtgttcatttgcgctcttgttgcttgaatTGCCTTCTCTTTTTCCCATTCTTGCTTCTAAgtgtttgtaaagctagcaagagacagctaagtgtgtggtgatccttgcgggtcttagtgacccgtttgattaagaagaaggctcactcggtcacttagaccgtttgagagagagggaaatggttgaaatagacccggcttttgtggcctcctcaacggggattaggttctttggaaccgaacctcggtaaaataaatcatcgtgtccacttgtgttaatttccatttgatttgtttgccctctttcctctctctaaagtttccttgccaatattgatttgagtttgctctcaaacgtcatccgcatcatttgagcaactcgtggcaagagaaacaatcttcagtctcgaatttaattctaacgctaacccccggtcTTAGTgtatgtttaagtttataaatttcaggtttcgcctattcacccccctctaggcgactttcaattggtatcagagccagtgcttcattaagtgtCTAacaaactcaaagtgatgtctggag
Proteins encoded:
- the LOC100277580 gene encoding uncharacterized protein LOC100277580; translation: MSSSSSMGGSLALAAATAVALSGSLVIFSLCRAHLAHGAEPEPEPEHALRPCLSSSERRTRGGGKAKARRRKGERRVRFAADVVDNEGATRPVRFSPPAPSSSAATCGDAARSEDPMMPANREALYRGMLRDRSTHRVTCSY